The following proteins come from a genomic window of Coregonus clupeaformis isolate EN_2021a chromosome 2, ASM2061545v1, whole genome shotgun sequence:
- the LOC121532642 gene encoding uncharacterized protein LOC121532642 isoform X2, which yields MNSDPMLVSNGLTNYWLNMLLQQLCLSDPSVCVFSYTGSVPAPESLIGALSQTKPCPSPPPGLTLPSEGMRMGLKGTESRQLEKIPENEDLSGLSDENESPGPMTSELSDVMSQVRMMSRRSSLQGPEVCGFLNQGRRQSTGQAMTRRLLDGEMEGGWSERRNSLREMEGGRIDTRWNSLRKMEGGRSERRNSLREMEGARSERCNSLRAMEEGRSDTRRNSLREMEGGRHERRNSLRRDVTQTQDTLCDASRNEDYDYEMKKLLATQVS from the exons ATGAACTCTGACCCCATGCTGGTCAGCAACGGGCTGACCAACTACTGGCTCAACATGCTGCTGCAGCAACTCTGCCTCTCcgaccccagtgtgtgtgtcttttcatATACTG GCTCAGTGCCAGCCCCCGAGTCTTTGATTGGCGCTCTTTCCCAAACTAAGCCCTGCCCGTCGCCCCCACCAGGCCTGACTCTGCCCTCTGAGGGAATGAGGATGGGGCTGAAGGGGACAGAGAGCAGGCAACTGGAGAAG ATCCCAGAGAACGAGGATCTGTCCGGCCTGTCGGACGAGAACGAGAGCCCTGGTCCGATGACATCAGAGCTGAGTGATGTCATGAGCCAGGTCAGGATGATGAGTCGGAGGAGCAGCCTCCAGGGTCCTGAAGTCTGCGGGTTCCTCAACCAGGGGAGACGCCAGTCAACAGGCCAGGCCATGACCAGGAG ACtgctggatggagagatggagggaggatggagtgagagacggaacagcctgagagagatggagggagggaggattgaTACTAGATGGAACAGCCTGAGaaagatggaaggagggaggagtgagagacggaacagcctgagagagatggagggagcacGGAGTGAGAGATGTAACAGCTTGAGAGcgatggaggaagggaggagtgATACTAGACGGAACAGcctgagagagatggaaggagggaggcatGAGAGACGGAACAGCCTGAGGAGGGACGTGACTCAGACTCAGGACACTCTCTGTGACGCATCAAGGAATGAG gattaCGACTATGAGATGAAGAAACTGCTGGCAACCCAAG TCTCGTGA
- the LOC121532642 gene encoding uncharacterized protein LOC121532642 isoform X1, with amino-acid sequence MNSDPMLVSNGLTNYWLNMLLQQLCLSDPSVCVFSYTGSVPAPESLIGALSQTKPCPSPPPGLTLPSEGMRMGLKGTESRQLEKIPENEDLSGLSDENESPGPMTSELSDVMSQVRMMSRRSSLQGPEVCGFLNQGRRQSTGQAMTRRLLDGEMEGGWSERRNSLREMEGGRIDTRWNSLRKMEGGRSERRNSLREMEGARSERCNSLRAMEEGRSDTRRNSLREMEGGRHERRNSLRRDVTQTQDTLCDASRNEDYDYEMKKLLATQEEAGGDRGSDPH; translated from the exons ATGAACTCTGACCCCATGCTGGTCAGCAACGGGCTGACCAACTACTGGCTCAACATGCTGCTGCAGCAACTCTGCCTCTCcgaccccagtgtgtgtgtcttttcatATACTG GCTCAGTGCCAGCCCCCGAGTCTTTGATTGGCGCTCTTTCCCAAACTAAGCCCTGCCCGTCGCCCCCACCAGGCCTGACTCTGCCCTCTGAGGGAATGAGGATGGGGCTGAAGGGGACAGAGAGCAGGCAACTGGAGAAG ATCCCAGAGAACGAGGATCTGTCCGGCCTGTCGGACGAGAACGAGAGCCCTGGTCCGATGACATCAGAGCTGAGTGATGTCATGAGCCAGGTCAGGATGATGAGTCGGAGGAGCAGCCTCCAGGGTCCTGAAGTCTGCGGGTTCCTCAACCAGGGGAGACGCCAGTCAACAGGCCAGGCCATGACCAGGAG ACtgctggatggagagatggagggaggatggagtgagagacggaacagcctgagagagatggagggagggaggattgaTACTAGATGGAACAGCCTGAGaaagatggaaggagggaggagtgagagacggaacagcctgagagagatggagggagcacGGAGTGAGAGATGTAACAGCTTGAGAGcgatggaggaagggaggagtgATACTAGACGGAACAGcctgagagagatggaaggagggaggcatGAGAGACGGAACAGCCTGAGGAGGGACGTGACTCAGACTCAGGACACTCTCTGTGACGCATCAAGGAATGAG gattaCGACTATGAGATGAAGAAACTGCTGGCAACCCAAG AGGAAGCCGGTGGTGACAGAGGTTCGGACCCCCACTGA
- the LOC121585966 gene encoding protein bicaudal C homolog 1-like: MPAEAVKELGNISRHSYKPYLANTGHLQQRDRQGSSSSSSPISPSPSSSSSSSPSNFSSSFSSTSSFLVFASSTNRPRTYKTSESFLTCSNYFEGVSTVMRLTGSQRNPSPQPTDDLPELLSQLGLRKYINVFQQQEIDFQTFLTLSDEDLKEVGVSMFGARRTMLFSISGD, translated from the exons ATGCCTGCCGAGGCTGTCAAGGAGCTGGGCAACATCAGCCGACACAGCTACAAACCCTACCTGGCAAACACTGGACATCTACAACAG CGTGACAGACAAGGATCCTCGTCTTCATCCTCCCcaatctccccctctccatcttcctcatcctcttcctccccctctaacttctcttcttccttctcctccacctcctccttcctGGTGTTTGCGTCTTCAACAAACAGACCCCGAACGTATAAAACCT CGGAGAGCTTCCTGACCTGCAGTAACTACTTTGAGGGCGTGTCCACGGTGATGAGGTTGACCGGTAGCCAGCGGAACCCCTCCCCCCAGCCTACAGACGACCTCCCAGAGCTCCTGAGCCAGCTGGGTCTGAGGAAGTACATCAACGTGTTCCAACAGCAAGAg ATTGACTTCCAGACCTTTCTGACTCTGTCTGACGAGGATCTGAAAGAGGTGGGAGTGTCCATGTTTGGAGCGAGAAGGACAATGCTTTTTTCCATCTCAGGCGATTGA